In the Novosphingobium sp. 9 genome, one interval contains:
- the folD gene encoding bifunctional methylenetetrahydrofolate dehydrogenase/methenyltetrahydrofolate cyclohydrolase FolD gives MTDTATAAAAIIDGKAFAQGLREKVAVAAADFEAKAGRKAGLAVVLVGEDPASQVYVRSKGKMTVACGMNSFEHKLPADASEAELLAVVQALNADPAVDGILVQLPLPAHMNEQTVIAAIDPDKDVDGFHVINVGRLATGLPGFVPCTPLGCLMLLKDKLGSLSGLDAVVIGRSNIVGKPMAQLLTAESCTVTLAHSRTRDLPDVVRRADIVVAAVGRPEMVRGEWIKPGATVIDVGINRVEGAEGEKARLVGDVDFASASAVAGAITPVPGGVGPMTIAVLLRNAIVAAHRNAGIAFDDASL, from the coding sequence ATGACCGATACTGCGACCGCCGCTGCCGCCATCATCGACGGCAAGGCCTTTGCGCAAGGCCTGCGCGAGAAGGTGGCTGTCGCCGCCGCCGATTTCGAGGCGAAGGCGGGGCGCAAGGCGGGCCTTGCAGTGGTACTGGTGGGCGAGGACCCGGCCAGCCAGGTCTATGTCCGCTCCAAGGGCAAGATGACCGTCGCCTGCGGGATGAACAGCTTCGAGCACAAGCTGCCTGCCGACGCTAGCGAAGCCGAACTGCTGGCGGTGGTGCAGGCGCTCAACGCCGATCCGGCGGTGGACGGCATCCTCGTCCAGTTGCCGCTGCCCGCGCACATGAACGAGCAGACGGTGATCGCTGCGATCGATCCCGACAAGGATGTCGATGGTTTTCACGTCATCAATGTCGGGCGCCTTGCCACCGGGCTGCCGGGCTTTGTGCCCTGCACGCCGCTCGGCTGCCTGATGCTGCTGAAGGACAAGCTCGGTTCGCTTTCCGGCCTCGATGCGGTGGTGATCGGTCGTTCGAACATCGTCGGCAAGCCGATGGCGCAATTGCTCACTGCCGAGAGCTGCACCGTCACGCTGGCGCATAGCCGCACCAGGGATCTGCCCGATGTCGTGCGCCGCGCCGATATCGTCGTGGCCGCGGTGGGTCGTCCTGAGATGGTGCGGGGCGAGTGGATCAAGCCCGGCGCGACCGTGATCGACGTCGGCATCAACCGTGTCGAGGGCGCCGAGGGGGAGAAGGCGCGTTTGGTCGGCGATGTCGATTTCGCCTCGGCCAGCGCGGTTGCAGGCGCGATCACGCCGGTGCCCGGCGGTGTCGGCCCGATGACCATTGCCGTGCTGCTGCGCAACGCCATCGTCGCCGCCCATCGCAACGCCGGGATCGCCTTCGACGACGCCAGCCTGTGA
- a CDS encoding YggT family protein yields the protein MIFFTLYQIVNYLITIIVWIVIVQFVLGLLIAFNVVNTHNQFVASLWRALNALLEPMLAPIRRILPNTGGIDFSPMVLIIGLNVLNIILGNLARTYI from the coding sequence TTGATCTTCTTCACCCTCTACCAGATCGTGAACTATCTCATCACGATCATCGTGTGGATCGTGATCGTCCAGTTCGTGCTGGGCCTGCTGATCGCGTTCAACGTGGTCAATACCCACAACCAGTTCGTCGCCTCGCTGTGGCGCGCGCTTAATGCGCTGCTGGAACCGATGCTGGCGCCGATCCGGCGTATCCTGCCCAATACCGGTGGGATCGACTTTTCGCCGATGGTGCTGATCATCGGCCTGAACGTGCTCAACATTATCCTCGGCAACCTTGCCCGCACCTATATCTGA
- a CDS encoding queuosine precursor transporter — protein MLFTVLYGGMVTLGGVLGSKQVALGPLAVEAGIFPFLTLVATSSGIAQLYGASTAQRLARFGMIPLVMAILLTLFVLRLPTDPGMYEPAKAAFPIVLGQSWRMMAAGICAYAVSLTLNIFIFSRLGGAVGGGRLAPLRGAIAAALSQIADTMIFITLSFYGERDILPIMLGQMLAKVALSAVLVPIIITIVVRIGRSIDAREGGF, from the coding sequence ATGTTGTTCACTGTCCTGTACGGGGGCATGGTCACGCTGGGGGGCGTTCTGGGCTCCAAGCAGGTGGCGCTGGGGCCGCTGGCGGTGGAGGCGGGGATCTTCCCGTTCCTGACGCTGGTGGCGACATCGAGCGGCATCGCGCAGCTTTATGGCGCATCGACAGCGCAGCGCCTTGCCCGCTTCGGGATGATCCCGCTGGTCATGGCGATCCTGCTCACGCTGTTCGTGCTGCGCCTGCCCACCGATCCGGGCATGTACGAACCTGCCAAGGCCGCGTTCCCGATCGTGCTGGGCCAGTCGTGGCGAATGATGGCGGCGGGGATCTGCGCCTATGCCGTGTCGCTGACGCTCAATATCTTCATCTTCTCGCGTCTGGGCGGCGCTGTGGGCGGAGGGCGCCTTGCACCCTTGCGCGGGGCCATCGCTGCGGCGCTCTCGCAGATCGCCGATACGATGATCTTCATCACGCTTTCGTTCTATGGCGAGCGTGATATCCTGCCGATCATGCTGGGCCAGATGCTGGCCAAGGTGGCGCTATCGGCCGTGCTTGTGCCGATCATCATCACCATCGTGGTGCGCATCGGACGCAGCATTGATGCGCGGGAAGGCGGATTTTAA
- a CDS encoding MarC family protein encodes MLDLFMSAFVTLFVVIDPPGCAPIYAGLSAGASRAQAISMAARACLIAAGILVVFALFGEKLLGFLHIELNAFRMAGGIMLFIIALEMVFEKRTQRREERAEKLLTEHPEVEDVSVFPMAMPMLAGPGSIATIMLLTQRAHGAEETAMVLGAMLLVLLISFAGLAAAGPLMRILGDKVEAVITRILGVLLAALAAQFVIDGIKAALTS; translated from the coding sequence ATGCTCGATTTGTTCATGTCCGCCTTCGTTACGCTGTTCGTGGTGATCGATCCGCCGGGCTGCGCGCCGATCTATGCGGGGCTCTCCGCCGGTGCTTCGCGCGCGCAGGCGATCTCGATGGCGGCACGCGCCTGCCTGATCGCGGCGGGCATTCTTGTGGTCTTCGCGCTGTTCGGCGAGAAGCTGCTCGGCTTCCTGCACATCGAACTGAACGCGTTCCGCATGGCGGGCGGCATCATGCTGTTCATCATCGCGCTGGAAATGGTGTTCGAAAAGCGCACCCAGCGCCGCGAGGAGCGTGCCGAGAAGCTGCTGACCGAGCATCCCGAGGTCGAGGATGTTTCGGTCTTCCCGATGGCGATGCCGATGCTGGCAGGCCCCGGTTCGATCGCGACGATCATGCTGCTGACGCAGCGCGCCCACGGTGCCGAGGAGACCGCGATGGTGCTGGGCGCCATGCTGCTGGTGCTGCTGATCAGCTTCGCCGGGCTCGCTGCCGCCGGGCCGCTCATGCGCATTCTGGGCGACAAGGTGGAGGCCGTCATCACCCGTATTCTGGGTGTGCTGCTGGCCGCACTGGCCGCGCAATTCGTGATCGACGGGATCAAGGCCGCACTGACCAGCTGA
- the lptB gene encoding LPS export ABC transporter ATP-binding protein: MDADNDLHAQPAAEQAAEQQAAAALVAEKGGLEVISIAKSYDKRTVLSDISLSVAKGEVLGLLGPNGAGKTTCFYSIMGLVRPDSGRILMDGVDVTRLPMYRRAVLGLGYLPQETSIFRGLTVEQNIAAVLELNEPDRSVREAELERLLDEFGLTRLRASPAMALSGGERRRAEIARALAAKPSIMLLDEPFAGIDPLSISDIRELVRDLKNRGIGVLITDHNVRETLDIVDRACIIYGGQVLFAGSPQALVADEAVRRLYLGESFTL; encoded by the coding sequence ATGGACGCCGATAACGATCTGCACGCCCAGCCCGCAGCCGAACAGGCCGCCGAACAGCAGGCCGCTGCTGCTCTGGTCGCCGAAAAGGGCGGGCTTGAGGTCATTTCCATCGCCAAGAGCTATGACAAGCGGACCGTGCTGTCCGATATCTCGCTCTCCGTCGCGAAGGGCGAAGTGCTGGGCCTGCTCGGCCCGAACGGTGCGGGCAAGACCACCTGCTTCTATTCGATCATGGGTCTGGTACGCCCGGATTCGGGCCGCATCCTGATGGACGGCGTCGATGTGACGCGCCTGCCGATGTACCGCCGCGCGGTGCTGGGGCTGGGTTATCTGCCGCAGGAAACCTCGATCTTTCGCGGGCTGACGGTGGAGCAGAACATCGCCGCCGTGCTCGAACTGAACGAGCCGGATCGCAGCGTGCGCGAAGCCGAGCTGGAGCGCCTGCTCGACGAATTCGGCCTCACCCGCCTGCGCGCCAGCCCGGCGATGGCACTGTCCGGCGGTGAGCGCCGCCGTGCCGAAATCGCCCGCGCACTGGCCGCCAAGCCGTCGATCATGCTGCTCGACGAGCCGTTCGCAGGCATCGATCCGCTCTCGATCTCGGACATTCGCGAACTGGTGCGCGATCTCAAGAATCGCGGCATCGGCGTGCTGATCACCGACCATAACGTGCGCGAGACGCTGGATATCGTCGACCGTGCCTGCATCATCTACGGCGGGCAGGTGCTGTTCGCGGGCAGCCCGCAGGCGCTGGTGGCGGACGAGGCGGTGCGCAGGCTCTATCTCGGCGAGAGCTTCACGCTGTGA
- a CDS encoding RidA family protein, with product MTTITRIDEGARMSEAVVHNGTVYLSGQVGEIGDSVADQTRTALAEIEMLLSKAGSSKANMLAAQIWLADMADFEAMNAVWDAWVADVPRPTRATGESKLADPGYLVEVIVTAAVA from the coding sequence ATGACCACCATCACCCGCATCGACGAAGGCGCCCGCATGAGCGAGGCCGTCGTCCACAACGGCACCGTCTACCTCTCCGGGCAGGTCGGCGAGATCGGCGATTCGGTTGCCGACCAGACCCGCACCGCGCTCGCCGAGATCGAGATGCTCCTTAGCAAGGCAGGCAGCAGCAAGGCCAACATGCTCGCCGCGCAGATCTGGCTGGCCGACATGGCCGACTTCGAGGCGATGAACGCCGTCTGGGACGCCTGGGTCGCCGACGTCCCCCGCCCGACCCGCGCCACCGGTGAATCCAAGCTCGCCGATCCGGGCTATCTCGTGGAAGTGATCGTCACCGCTGCCGTGGCGTGA
- a CDS encoding Lrp/AsnC family transcriptional regulator: protein MPAPLDSTDRAILRLLRLNARRPNSEIAAEVGLSPSACHRRIRLLEDSGVIAGYTALTGIGDEANGVDVLVQVTLERQSEDFLSRFEAAVRQCPEIKECFLMAGDVDYWLRVRTESAAAYEAIHGEVLSRLPGVTRISSSFAMRNALLPRRSRKR from the coding sequence ATGCCCGCACCGCTCGATTCCACCGACCGCGCGATCCTGCGCCTGCTGCGGCTGAACGCCCGGCGCCCCAATTCGGAGATCGCCGCCGAGGTTGGCCTCTCGCCCTCCGCCTGCCATCGCCGCATCCGCCTGCTGGAGGACAGCGGCGTGATCGCGGGCTACACCGCGCTGACAGGCATTGGCGACGAGGCGAACGGCGTCGACGTGCTGGTGCAGGTCACGCTGGAGCGCCAGAGCGAGGATTTCCTGTCACGCTTCGAGGCTGCCGTGCGCCAGTGCCCGGAAATCAAGGAATGCTTCCTGATGGCAGGCGATGTCGATTACTGGCTGCGCGTACGCACCGAAAGCGCCGCCGCCTACGAGGCGATCCACGGCGAAGTGCTCTCGCGCCTGCCGGGCGTCACCCGCATCAGTTCGAGCTTCGCGATGCGCAACGCCCTACTGCCCCGACGATCGAGGAAACGCTGA
- the rpoN gene encoding RNA polymerase factor sigma-54 encodes MALGPRLDLRQSQSLVMTPQLQQAIKLLALSNLEIEAFVGESLDGNPLLDTGVAEAPAPVESIESMPDEARRTALETSGVDQLIGEGRGGDDRPLDIDARALDTERDTGDGAAESAFSGGDALWGAGGGSLSGEDGPGIDERPGADETLTEHLTAQVGAVALDMRMAAIMHYLIGQLDEAGYLPARVSELAADLALDEREVEAALTLVQTLDPTGVGARSLGECIALQAREADRYDPAMARLIDNLDLLARGEIPRLKRMCGVDDEDFADMLAELRGYDPKPGLRFGGEPSLPVTPDVLVTPAPAVEAEGAPSPEPSSGWTVAINPATLPRLIVNRGYYVELRGTCGDKASRAWLSEKLADANWLIKALDQRQRTILKVASELVKQQQGFFQRGVAHLKPLTLRAVAEAIGMHESTVSRVTSNKYLQCPRGTFELKYFFTSGVGASADGEGGASAEAVKAAIRQLIDAEDPKAILSDDTLVDLLKDKGFQLARRTVAKYREAIGLGSSVQRRRQKAIAGK; translated from the coding sequence GTGGCTCTCGGGCCACGCCTCGACCTGCGGCAGAGCCAGTCGCTGGTGATGACGCCGCAGCTCCAGCAGGCGATCAAGCTGCTGGCGCTGTCCAACCTCGAAATCGAGGCGTTCGTCGGCGAATCGCTCGATGGCAATCCGCTGCTCGATACCGGGGTGGCGGAAGCGCCGGCGCCTGTCGAATCCATCGAAAGCATGCCGGACGAGGCGCGGCGGACTGCGCTGGAAACCTCCGGTGTCGACCAACTGATCGGTGAGGGGCGCGGCGGCGATGACCGCCCGCTCGATATCGACGCACGCGCTCTCGATACCGAGCGCGATACGGGCGATGGCGCGGCGGAATCCGCGTTCAGTGGCGGCGATGCGCTGTGGGGCGCTGGTGGCGGTAGCCTTTCGGGCGAGGATGGCCCCGGTATCGACGAGCGCCCCGGTGCCGATGAGACGCTGACTGAGCACCTGACCGCGCAAGTCGGCGCCGTCGCGCTGGATATGCGCATGGCGGCGATCATGCATTACCTGATCGGCCAGCTCGACGAGGCGGGCTATCTGCCCGCGCGCGTCTCGGAACTGGCGGCGGACCTCGCGCTGGACGAGCGGGAAGTGGAAGCGGCGCTGACGCTGGTGCAGACGCTCGATCCGACCGGGGTGGGCGCGCGTTCGCTCGGCGAATGCATTGCCCTTCAGGCGCGCGAGGCGGATCGCTACGATCCGGCGATGGCGCGGCTGATCGACAATCTCGATCTGCTGGCGCGCGGCGAAATCCCGCGCCTCAAGCGCATGTGCGGCGTGGACGACGAGGATTTCGCGGACATGCTGGCCGAACTGCGCGGCTACGATCCCAAGCCCGGCCTGCGCTTCGGCGGCGAACCGAGCCTGCCGGTGACGCCCGATGTGCTGGTGACACCGGCTCCGGCGGTAGAGGCAGAGGGGGCGCCATCGCCGGAGCCGTCCTCCGGCTGGACCGTCGCGATCAACCCGGCAACACTGCCGCGCCTGATCGTCAACCGGGGCTATTATGTGGAGCTGCGCGGCACGTGCGGCGACAAGGCCTCGCGCGCGTGGCTTTCGGAAAAGCTGGCCGATGCCAACTGGCTGATCAAGGCGCTTGACCAGCGCCAGCGCACGATCCTGAAAGTGGCGAGCGAACTGGTGAAGCAGCAGCAGGGCTTCTTCCAGCGCGGCGTGGCGCACCTCAAGCCGCTGACCCTGCGGGCGGTGGCCGAGGCCATCGGCATGCACGAATCGACCGTCAGCCGTGTCACCTCGAACAAGTACCTGCAATGCCCGCGCGGTACGTTCGAGCTGAAGTACTTCTTTACCTCGGGGGTGGGCGCTTCGGCGGATGGCGAGGGCGGGGCTTCGGCGGAGGCGGTGAAGGCGGCGATCCGCCAGCTGATCGATGCGGAGGACCCCAAAGCGATCCTCTCCGACGATACGCTGGTCGATCTGCTCAAGGACAAGGGCTTCCAGCTTGCCCGGCGCACGGTGGCGAAGTATCGCGAGGCGATCGGCCTTGGCAGTTCGGTCCAGAGGCGCCGCCAGAAGGCGATCGCGGGGAAGTAG
- a CDS encoding D-amino acid dehydrogenase, with protein MKVIILGSGVIGVTSAWYLAQAGHEVTVIDRQEGPALETSFANAGEISPGYSTPWAAPGIPLKAMKWLTMRHAPLVLRPQPDMAMVRWIAAMLRNCNARDYAINKRRMVRVAEFSRDRLVELRGATGIAYDERSQGTLQLLREAKQMDGIAKDVDVLRADGVPFEVLDRAGCIAAEPGLAASQAPIAGGLRLPHDETGDCFKFTNALAERCAALGVEFLNGTTITRLIEEGGRIAGVETSAGVLRADSYLVAMGSFSPMLVRPLGLKLPIYPVKGYSLTVPITDEARAPVSTLLDESYKVAITRLGNRIRIGGMAELSGYERTLPPARRETLEMSAGSLFPGAGDFSKATFWCGLRPMTPDSVPVIGATKIDNLFLNCGHGTLGWTMACGSGHVIADLMSGRRAAIETADLSIDRY; from the coding sequence ATGAAGGTCATCATCCTTGGCAGCGGCGTGATCGGCGTCACGTCCGCCTGGTATCTCGCGCAGGCGGGGCACGAGGTGACCGTCATCGACCGGCAGGAAGGCCCGGCGCTCGAAACCAGTTTCGCCAATGCGGGCGAGATTTCGCCGGGGTACTCCACCCCGTGGGCCGCGCCCGGCATTCCGCTGAAGGCGATGAAGTGGCTGACCATGCGCCACGCCCCGTTGGTGCTGCGCCCGCAGCCGGACATGGCGATGGTACGCTGGATCGCGGCGATGCTGCGCAACTGCAACGCGCGCGACTATGCGATCAACAAGCGCCGCATGGTGCGCGTGGCCGAGTTCAGCCGCGACCGTCTGGTCGAACTGCGCGGCGCAACCGGCATTGCCTATGACGAGCGTAGCCAGGGCACGCTGCAACTGCTGCGCGAGGCGAAGCAGATGGACGGCATCGCCAAGGACGTCGACGTGCTGCGCGCCGATGGCGTGCCGTTCGAAGTGCTCGACCGCGCGGGCTGCATCGCCGCCGAGCCGGGCCTTGCCGCCTCGCAGGCGCCCATCGCCGGTGGCCTGCGCCTGCCGCACGACGAGACCGGGGACTGCTTCAAGTTCACCAATGCGCTGGCCGAGCGCTGCGCCGCGCTCGGCGTCGAGTTCCTCAACGGCACCACGATTACGCGATTGATCGAGGAGGGCGGACGCATCGCCGGGGTGGAGACGAGCGCAGGCGTGCTGCGCGCCGACAGTTACCTCGTCGCCATGGGCAGCTTCTCGCCGATGCTGGTCAGGCCGCTGGGCCTCAAGTTGCCGATCTATCCGGTGAAGGGCTATTCGCTCACCGTGCCGATCACCGACGAGGCGCGCGCGCCGGTCTCCACCCTGCTCGACGAAAGCTACAAGGTGGCGATCACCCGGCTGGGGAACCGCATCCGCATCGGCGGCATGGCCGAGCTTTCGGGCTACGAGCGCACTTTGCCGCCCGCCCGCCGCGAAACGCTGGAGATGTCCGCCGGATCGCTGTTCCCCGGCGCGGGCGACTTCTCGAAGGCCACGTTCTGGTGCGGCCTGCGTCCGATGACGCCCGACAGCGTGCCGGTGATCGGCGCCACGAAGATCGACAACCTCTTCCTCAACTGCGGCCACGGCACGCTGGGCTGGACGATGGCCTGCGGCTCGGGCCACGTCATCGCCGACCTCATGAGCGGCCGCCGCGCTGCCATCGAAACCGCCGATCTTTCGATCGACCGCTACTGA
- a CDS encoding LON peptidase substrate-binding domain-containing protein, translated as MTRISIFPLTGAMLYPELQLPLHIFEPRYRAMVTDALARDRRIGMIQPQANAEGAPLYAVGCLGRIAEVEALEDGRFNIILEGEQRFRVLRELDVTTPFRQIEAELIADPELEALSPIERASFEREARRFADRQGYSVDWDKVVRLDDTSLINGVAQIAPFDSAAKQALLEVDTLAQRCELLVQLMQFFGRRNGDEDGVTLQ; from the coding sequence GTGACGCGGATCTCGATCTTCCCGCTGACCGGCGCGATGCTCTACCCCGAGCTGCAACTGCCGCTGCACATCTTCGAGCCGCGCTATCGCGCAATGGTGACGGATGCCCTCGCCCGTGACCGGCGGATCGGCATGATCCAGCCTCAGGCGAATGCCGAGGGTGCCCCGCTCTATGCGGTGGGGTGCCTTGGCCGGATCGCGGAAGTGGAGGCGCTGGAGGACGGGCGCTTCAACATCATTCTCGAAGGCGAACAGCGCTTCCGGGTCCTGCGCGAACTCGACGTCACCACGCCGTTCCGGCAGATCGAGGCGGAGCTTATCGCCGATCCCGAACTGGAAGCCCTTTCCCCCATCGAACGTGCCAGCTTCGAGCGCGAGGCGCGCCGCTTTGCCGACCGGCAGGGCTATTCGGTGGACTGGGACAAGGTGGTCCGCCTCGACGATACCTCGCTTATCAATGGCGTGGCGCAGATCGCTCCGTTCGACAGCGCCGCCAAGCAGGCGCTGCTGGAAGTCGACACGCTGGCCCAGCGCTGCGAGTTACTGGTGCAGTTGATGCAGTTCTTCGGACGTCGCAATGGCGACGAGGACGGCGTGACGCTTCAGTAG
- a CDS encoding tetratricopeptide repeat protein codes for MGLNIEEQKAVERFRKDVAEPSMTKLVILDFWAEWCGPCKALTPTLEKIAAEYAEKGVILAKVNVDEEQFIASQFQVRSIPTVYAMFQGQPVADLTNARSETQLRQVLDQLLSQLPVQPGALGEEPAPDLAPLLAMGEETLAAGDAERAAAMFMQILEVAPDNAEAAAGFIRALVTAGRIDEARQLLEGLTPEMLADAHIERARAALELAADKPEDSELSALRAAAAERPADMDAQLAFANAAFAAGERDTAADTLLAMVQADRAWNEGAARSKLLQIFEVVGLEDPWVAATRRRLSTILFG; via the coding sequence ATGGGTCTGAACATCGAGGAACAGAAGGCCGTCGAGCGATTCCGCAAGGACGTGGCCGAACCGTCGATGACCAAGCTGGTCATCCTCGATTTCTGGGCAGAATGGTGCGGCCCGTGCAAGGCGCTGACCCCCACGCTGGAAAAGATCGCTGCCGAATATGCCGAAAAGGGCGTGATCCTCGCCAAGGTGAATGTGGACGAGGAGCAATTCATCGCCTCGCAGTTCCAGGTCCGCTCGATCCCGACGGTCTATGCGATGTTCCAGGGCCAGCCGGTGGCAGACCTGACCAATGCGCGCAGCGAGACGCAGCTGCGCCAGGTGCTCGACCAGTTGCTTTCGCAGCTTCCGGTCCAGCCCGGTGCACTGGGCGAGGAACCGGCGCCCGATCTGGCCCCGCTGCTCGCGATGGGCGAAGAAACGCTGGCCGCAGGCGATGCCGAGCGCGCCGCCGCGATGTTCATGCAGATCCTCGAGGTCGCGCCCGATAACGCCGAGGCCGCCGCCGGGTTCATCCGCGCGCTCGTCACTGCCGGACGGATCGACGAGGCCCGCCAACTGCTCGAAGGCCTGACGCCCGAGATGCTGGCCGACGCTCACATCGAACGCGCCCGCGCTGCGCTGGAACTCGCCGCCGACAAGCCCGAGGACAGCGAACTCTCCGCCCTGCGTGCCGCTGCTGCCGAGCGCCCCGCGGACATGGACGCGCAGCTCGCCTTCGCCAACGCCGCTTTTGCCGCAGGGGAGCGCGACACCGCCGCCGATACGCTGCTGGCGATGGTCCAGGCCGACCGCGCCTGGAACGAAGGCGCCGCGCGCTCCAAGCTGCTCCAGATCTTCGAGGTCGTAGGCCTTGAAGACCCGTGGGTCGCGGCCACCCGCCGTCGCCTCTCGACGATCCTGTTCGGCTGA
- the argB gene encoding acetylglutamate kinase, translated as MPNPHDPQLLSKAATLVDALPYLQRYAGRTFVVKYGGHAMGDPALAEDFAEDVVLLKAIGINPVVVHGGGPQIGNMLKTMGVESQFIDGLRVTDKQTAQVAEMVLCGAINKEIVGWIAKAGGKAMGISGKDGGLATARKVARTKKDPDSQIEKVVDLGFVGEPEHIDIRVIETISSAGYIPVISPIAAGPDGETYNVNADTMAGAVAAALGAARLFLLTDVRGVLDKQGELLTDLTPADIAALQEDGTISGGMIPKLETCIHAVEAGCEAAVVLDGRVSHAMLLEIFTQEGAGTLIRAG; from the coding sequence ATGCCGAATCCGCACGATCCCCAGCTTCTCTCCAAGGCCGCAACCCTCGTCGATGCGCTGCCCTATCTGCAGCGATACGCCGGGCGCACGTTCGTCGTGAAATACGGCGGCCATGCGATGGGCGATCCGGCGCTGGCGGAGGATTTCGCCGAAGACGTCGTGTTACTGAAGGCGATCGGCATCAACCCGGTGGTCGTCCACGGCGGCGGGCCGCAGATCGGCAACATGCTCAAGACCATGGGTGTCGAATCGCAGTTCATCGACGGGCTTCGCGTGACCGACAAGCAGACCGCACAGGTCGCCGAAATGGTGCTGTGCGGCGCGATCAACAAGGAAATCGTCGGCTGGATCGCCAAGGCGGGCGGCAAGGCCATGGGCATTTCCGGCAAGGACGGTGGCCTCGCCACCGCGCGCAAGGTCGCCCGCACCAAGAAGGACCCCGACAGCCAGATTGAGAAGGTCGTCGACCTCGGCTTCGTGGGCGAGCCCGAGCACATCGACATCCGCGTGATCGAGACGATCTCGTCCGCAGGCTACATCCCGGTGATCTCGCCGATCGCGGCGGGGCCGGATGGCGAGACCTACAACGTCAATGCCGATACGATGGCAGGCGCGGTCGCCGCAGCGCTGGGCGCGGCGCGGCTGTTCCTGCTCACCGACGTGCGCGGCGTGCTCGACAAGCAGGGCGAACTGCTGACCGACCTGACGCCTGCCGACATTGCCGCGCTTCAGGAAGATGGCACGATATCGGGCGGGATGATCCCCAAGCTGGAAACCTGCATCCACGCCGTGGAAGCGGGCTGCGAAGCCGCCGTCGTGCTTGACGGACGGGTCTCGCATGCCATGTTGCTGGAAATCTTCACGCAGGAAGGAGCCGGCACGCTCATCCGCGCTGGCTAG
- the alr gene encoding alanine racemase, which yields MASTPSDIPPEFAGATLRIDLDALAANYRLIRDCAAPARAAAVIKARGYGLGAELVGATLYAEGCRDFFVAMPGEAVPVLAALPAAARVFVLNGLLPGAEEACAALGAIPVLNSLDQIARWSACAKARGEMLPAAVQVDSGMSRLGLSPEELAILMAEPERLGGIDLLLVMSHLACADTPEAEANTAQATRFAAMAEAFPGVPRALDNSAGSFLPRGHFDLVRPGIALYGGAPYEGENPMRAVVSLEARLVQTRKVPAGTGVGYGLTHVTTRETTVATIPVGYADGWPRHLSGVGAVYLGGHRAPILGRVSMDSMTVDVTDVPEVHIYPGAPVELIGPHQSLDQVAGDAGTISYEILTQLGPRYHREIVPVQAPAQAPERSDAA from the coding sequence TTGGCTTCCACCCCGTCCGATATTCCGCCAGAATTTGCAGGTGCCACGCTGCGTATCGACCTCGATGCGCTGGCCGCCAACTATCGCCTGATCCGCGATTGTGCCGCCCCGGCGCGCGCTGCCGCCGTCATCAAGGCGCGCGGCTATGGTCTGGGCGCGGAACTGGTCGGCGCGACGCTCTATGCCGAGGGATGCCGCGATTTCTTCGTCGCCATGCCGGGAGAGGCAGTACCGGTGCTCGCCGCGTTGCCCGCCGCCGCGCGCGTTTTCGTGCTCAACGGCCTGCTTCCGGGCGCGGAAGAGGCTTGCGCGGCGCTGGGGGCTATTCCGGTGCTCAACTCGCTCGACCAGATCGCGCGCTGGTCTGCCTGTGCGAAGGCGCGGGGCGAGATGCTGCCCGCCGCCGTGCAGGTGGACAGCGGCATGTCGCGCCTCGGCCTCTCGCCTGAGGAACTGGCGATCCTGATGGCCGAGCCGGAGCGCTTGGGCGGCATCGACCTGCTGCTGGTCATGAGCCATCTTGCCTGCGCCGACACGCCCGAGGCCGAGGCGAACACCGCGCAGGCGACGCGCTTTGCCGCCATGGCCGAAGCGTTTCCCGGTGTGCCCCGCGCGCTCGACAACAGCGCGGGCAGCTTCCTGCCGCGCGGGCACTTCGATCTCGTCCGCCCCGGCATCGCGCTTTACGGCGGCGCGCCTTACGAGGGTGAGAACCCGATGCGTGCGGTCGTCTCGCTGGAGGCGCGGCTGGTGCAGACCCGCAAGGTGCCTGCGGGCACTGGCGTCGGTTATGGCCTGACCCATGTGACCACCCGCGAGACCACGGTGGCGACGATCCCGGTGGGCTATGCCGATGGCTGGCCGCGGCATCTCTCCGGCGTCGGTGCGGTCTATCTCGGCGGGCACCGCGCACCGATCCTGGGCCGTGTCTCGATGGACAGCATGACCGTGGACGTCACCGATGTGCCCGAAGTGCATATCTATCCCGGCGCGCCGGTCGAACTGATCGGGCCGCACCAGAGCCTCGATCAGGTGGCCGGCGACGCGGGCACCATCTCCTACGAAATCCTCACCCAGCTCGGCCCCCGCTATCACCGCGAGATCGTTCCGGTGCAGGCCCCCGCCCAAGCCCCCGAACGGAGCGACGCAGCATGA